The sequence ACAACCGTCTTTGTCTTTCACTTCCTCTTTTGGTATCACACCTTCACAAATTTTTGGcatcatcttcttctttGCCTCCTCTGGTTTTTCTTCTGTTTCTTGAAGGAGTAAGTCCTCATAGGGTTCCTCATCGTCGTCTTCAACGTCGGGGGTGAGGTTTTTATCACAAGTTGAAGGGGTATCACACGCAGTTTCGTTTTGGTTTTGACACTTTTCTGCTTTTTTTTCAAGCTTTTGAAGCAAACATTCTACGATATCTCTTTTTTTGCCATTTTCTGACCTCGCAGCTCCATTACAATGAATTGAATCCTCGAACTGACCTAAATTTGGACAAGGTCCTATAGCTTTTTTAAATTCAGGTTGATCTTGAAATTTCTCCAAAATAGTTTTCACATTGTAATTTTCTCCATAgccatttttatattgttcaaGGTAaggtttttttatttcttcccATTCTTTCGTTTTCAGATTTATCCATGCTTTAACACAAtcgcatttttttttacaatctTTTATACATGGTGATCCTTCACCCTTTTCTGTACatgattttaatttttttctaattttattataatcttctaaaaaatattctaacCATCTTTTAATCAATGCtctaattaatataatttgtttatcATCTAATTTACCATTATTATCTCCTTTTTTAAGACCACATACATCTAAACCACATTCATTACGACATTTCCATTCTTCTTTTCTAATACCTTTAAATATACCTGCTTCTATACAAGCCTCTAAAACAGTTTcagatttatttttattgtcatCACTCACAAGcataacaatattattaacatctGTCTTATTTTCAATATCATTTACATCAATAGTCGTTTTTTCATTGCACTTCTCTTTTGTATCACCATCACCACTCTTGCATTTACCATTTTtacaatttattttaaattcaGGACAAGGTTTACAATTTGTTGCAGGTGTAAATGCTTCACCTTCATTctcaaaaaattttttaccCTCTCCACTCGCATTATCCTTTTTACATGGTCCTAACCTTTCTAAAAATTGTGCAGCGTCAGAGAGACTTTTTAGTGTTGCACAAAATTCATTATCACTTTTAGCTTGGTCAATTTCCGTTTTGTATCTATCTTTCTGTTTCTCATATTGtgttttttttccttttatccATTTTCTATAAGAACTACAAGAAATTGCACAACTCGGACATTTTAAATCTGCAAAAAGTCCTTCTTTTGATATATCTTCTATTTTGCACTCTTCTCCATAACCACTACAAACCTTGTCACCATTTTTACCATTACCTTGTCCTACCTTACAATCGTCTTTAATCTTCTCCAACATACGTGTCCTTTGTCGACAAAATGTTTCACCCCATTCTTCAAGGTATCGGAAGTAGGGGGGTCGCAACACGAAATCTTTTAACGTGGGGTTGTTGATGGTGTCGTCGCTTTTGGCGCCGGTACCACTAGCACCAATTGTGACACTATCATATTGGTATTGGGTTGTGTATGTGCCGGTTGTGCCGTTTGGGGTTGCGGCTGTGCCGGTTGGGGTTGAGCCTGTGACAGGGAGGATGGAGGAGTCGCTAGGTTTCCCGAAAAATTTCTCGTACACATCATCATTCCTCTTTAATGTCGTTTTGCCATCTGTGCCTCTTGCCCCATTTTCTTCATAGGTTAGAGCACATACCATACCTTTCCATATATATTCACCGTTTTGACTCCACCAGGATTTAAGTTTTTCACTAGGTTGGGTTTGGGTGCTACCACGAGGAGCAGCTTCTTTGTTGCCATTTTGTTCGAAAAAGATCtttatcttttcttttattgtCTTTTCTCTTTCCACCATATCTTTATCACTACCACTAGAACCATTTAAAATGTCTGCCACTATATTCTTCCCATCTAATATATCTTTGTAGTCTGCTAATGTATAAAACATCTGACGCAAAAAGTCATTAGGTATTTTGCCACCATTTAGTTCGTTTTGGGGGGGCTGTTCCTCCTCTTCACCGTCGACGCTATCACCTGTGCCGAGTAGTGGTAACCCACCTTCTTGTGGTTTCTTCTTCTCTTCTTTATATCTAtgccataaaaaaaaagtttccACAGCAGCGGACTCAACAAATGCTTTGAGTAGTGCCTTTTGTGGGTCTGGTTGTGTGTGTGTGTCAGTACCACTTGGTGATGGTGCTTCACTACCACGTGCTTCTGACGCATCCGTGTTGTGTTTGTTTGCCCACTGTTCCAATTTCCCCACATATAATCGTCGTCTCCTGGGTGGCACACATATGGCGccactactactactatcaCTACCACTTGGTATACATTTCCAACTTGTGGGTGCCTTTGGGCCATATTTGAGGGTACAGGCGGCATTCAGATTTTCCATGTTATTAAGTGCTTGTTCCACGATTTTGCAAACGTCGAcatctttttttgtttccaCTGGTGCCTCCGTGTCCTTCACCGTCTCCGACTCCCCCTCCGCGCCGACGTCGTCTTCTTCCTCTTCTTCGTCTTCTTCCTCCGCCTCGACGTCGTCGGAGTGGGTGTCACGTTGGGTGTCGGATTCGGAGCGGGCGAGGCCTTCTTGTGGTGGACATGTGTGTTTTTCTATGCATTGTTTGGCATCGTTTAATTCCTCATCGAGCATGAAATCAATTATTGTTTCCTCATTGGAAGCAACctcatctttatttttttttttttttttttcgaacATGTCCTTAATGCGTTTTGTTTCTTGTGCATCCTCATCACGACTTTGGGAATCTTCTGAGGAATCTGCTTCGAAATCTTCTTCGGAATCGCCTTTCAAAAATTCTAATTCCAAAACACCTTCAAGAACATAATCGTGAGTAAGTGTCATAAAAGGTCCTTTTTTGACAATATCTTCTTGCGTGTAAAAATGTTGTTTTATTGGCTTCCATTCGTCTTTCTTTTGTTTAACCCATCTTTCAAAACAACCGCAAtcattattacatttattttttttattacatcttATTTTCGCACCATTACTTAAACATCCTTTAATTTTCTTTGTTCTCCAATGTATGGAATCTTTCAACACATGTGCCAcccaaaaattaaaaaaatcattGTATGTCTTTTGGATATCGTAAGGATGGTTTTGAGAATTGGTTTCACTTCTTTcgttttttaatatacataatccGCCTGCATCTTTTACCTTCTGTACATTTTCCTcttcatcttcttcttcatctttaTTTTCAACTTTCACTACATCATCACCTTTATAACATTTCCATTCTTGATACAATTCCTGACTACCACTACGACCACCACCACCACCACCAGCACTATTAACACCACTATTTAATGTATCAAGATTTATTTGATCGCAAAATTCGTTTAATTTGTTTTCAATTTCTGTTTGTCCATCACCACTTTTAAGGATTCTAATATTAGTAGCTTCTGCGTTATTTTTAGGCTTATAACGTTTTCCACTCGTGCATTGATcagtatttttctttttctctttCCATTCATTACCTTCACGTTTGACCCCACAATGAGGACAGGGTTGGCAATATTTTGAACGATAAAATGTTccttcattttcattattagtACCACTAGTGTCACTAGTACCACCGTTTTCGCCAATGGTAGTGGTAGTACCAACCGTTTCAAAATGAATTGTTCCTCCGTCATTGTCTTTAACAGCTGTGCAtgctttttcattatttaataatccCAAAAAAGCATTAACATCACTATAGTTACCTTTAAGTTCgtcataaaattttttttcatatcctTCATACTTAGTTGTACCACCTGCATCCCGTTTTTGCCTACCACCACCATCTGATATTTctgttttgtatttttttacttGTTTGTCAAATTGTTTTCGTTGGTTTTCTATCCACTCAACGTAAGGATTACATGCAAACAAACATTTAGTACATTGATTACCCATACGGTACTTACCTCGTGCTCTAACAGTTTTTGTGCAATCGTAGCCATTACGACTACAATATCGTTGGTTACCACTTTTATCTTGTTCACGACAATATGTTTTAACTATATcaacatattttttcttttttctacaAAAGTCTTCTGCCCATTCCTCGAACCACCGAAGATACTGCGGCACATAGTCAAAATACGTAGGGACAATAGTTACGTCGCCACCTGCCTTGATGGCCTTTCCGCCACTTGTCTTGGGACACCTGCATTTTTCATGAGCTTGAGAACAATCTCCATTAAGATCACTGCACGTTGCATGAAAATATGTACCGTGCGCATCACATGTTAATGCTTCCCATACCGTTTCTCTATTCGCCGTCCACCAATCTTCTcgtaattttaaaaaatttggatctttttcttttgtgtAGTAATTTTTTGCTTTTAGAGGCAATTTCTCATCTATATTCTggaaaaatttttttaaattttgttctaatttttctttttgtgcTTTCTCTTTTCTATTATATCCAAGATACAGATCTTTTCCTCGTATAATGTCACCTATATCTGCAAAACTTCGTGCCAACTCAGTACATAATTGGGAAGGAGAATCAGTATAAGTTAGGTTAAGTTTTTCACTATAATGTTTTAAAGAATCCCCTTCATATTTTGCTGCAAGACACACATCCACCAATAAATCATGCTTAGCTTTCGAACTATCATTACTATTCATATTTGGAAAATTTTTGTTGCATAAATTTAATCGTCGAAAGGGCGCGCAGGCGCCAAAATCCTTATAATgactatttttattattaccttGTATTCTATTATTAGCACATTCTGCTCCTTGTTTATCCGAAAAACGTGGTACTTCTTCTCCTTTTCCATCTTTTTTGCACGGATGCCTTTTACCATCATTAGCACCAATAAGTTTATCATAATCAAAATTGCATGGTTTATCGGTGGCACCTGTTTCTCCACTAACAGTTGCAAATGACAACTTTCCTTCCAATTCACCCTTACTACGTTGTTCAGCTTCCTTTTTCATTTGGTCGTGCACTATTTTCCCTATGCTATCCAATAAATGTTTGGCACTTTGGTGGTCAATATCTTCCCCACCATCACCCTGACGACCTCCTGGCGCCATTTTTGTATTCTCCGGACTACATTATGTTGTAAATGCACACATacaaatacatatacattgTTTTGATGCGTCTGTTATTAATTTATGATGGTCATTCATACATTGTTAACATAGTCTACcattataacataaatacatattaatagTGTATGGACAAcaaatgataaagaaaatataaacgaAAATCTATATTACCATGATGTCGTGGTTGTGGCTACcactattataatatatttgtgcACATAATATCTCCGCTACTATTACTATATAGTGgtgtatatgatataatgGTTATCACTACCATgtagtaatattatataatggtATGAATTATGTGGTAATATCATGTAATGGTAGTCACTATGTTTGTTGTGATGTTATTTTGTTTCTCAGTCGTATTATATGTAGTGGGGAAAAAAAACGCTAAAATGTAATCGATGtgttatacaaaataatacatgcatgttatacatatatatttatgtaggtatttgaagaatatatatattttttaatttatatatattataaatatattataatgtgtgaatatgaatattatacatCTTTACGATtaactatattattataattttaataatacatgataatattataatatttcataatcatatttttcacctatatatatatattatttaattcagttactataatatataattattttgtacaATATAATTTAGTTATATTAATAGAAATATACCAACATATATAcggacatatatatatatacatatatatatttttaataatattttacattgatataattattatatatattttttaaaaaaaattaaatatagcataataaattaaaacattttgTCAAAAACTATGAAAGAGAACatgttatatttaatgtagatttttatttatataattctatatatattatataaaatagaaaaaatatatatatatatataagaattataatcgcacaacatatatatatatatattatttttatactaatttataatcatttatctatttcttattaaattatttatatattttttttcccctaTATGATAGATAAGCAAAAGTAAATATTACCTTTCtatctatattatctatCATATAtctatgaaaataaatacatatatacgatagatatatattttttaggtATTTTATCATATCGAAAgtagtatattataaatattaatttttgttgttatataatatagtttataatatattacaatatataatgtattatatagtatataagtacaacatcaaaaaaaaaaaaaaaaaaaaataaaataaaataaaataacatagaAAATGGACTattgtattaataaaaaaaaacaattacgctttttttattatttattttatatatttcatgtattttatatattccatgtattttatatatcttctctattttgtttttataatataaaaaaaacattaaagtgaaaaattatatatgtatatacatatatatattcaaatatattgtGTGAACAAAATGTACATTTTCTCTACATTAATATTGATCAAATTATCAAAAacattttacaaatataatacaattatataaatatatatatttcaatagTTACATATTACTAATatgtttaaattatatattaaaatatatactaacacatgtaaaaaaataatataacatttaataatacaaaatacatatatattaagaatacatatatatattgaacatATTTCTAGAGagaatgtatataatatacatataggATGCATACCTAATTCAAATACAGtacatatacaatatatatatatatatatataataaacagaTCATATACATGCATATATGtagaataaatttatttatactcgGAATAgtaatatttctatatatatttgtaatatagagataactaaaaaaaaaaaaaaaataataaaataaaataaaataaatataataaataaaattgaaaaaaaaggatgttataataactatagatattattatgtttttattttatttatatatatattgtatatttacTATTCTTATGAAaggtatattattaattatgtattttgtatatatatatccacatAAATACATGAACCTCATCCCTAAAACATATCTATATGAACATAGTTATATATACCAAAAATCAGATAGACTTATATGCATGCATTCACATACCAACATATACCGaacaatatttataactATATACGCTTGGTTACactcaaaatatatatataaatagagaAATACAAGTACATACTAAACCAATCtaacatacataaatacacaaataattatatatatcgaTATTTTTCGTCCAATCTACATAAAATCCATGCATAATGCACCaacataaatatgatatattatgatatatgaGATGGTAACATATgttattctatatatatatatataataatttctaattatatatattccttttatgcatttattttatgactTTGAATTTCCATttcttaatttatataatttatatatatatatatatttatttctcaATCGtaatgtacaaaaaaaagggaaaagaTTTTGTATGAAACCTTGAAAAcagtattataaaaaaggatgAAATCTTCttaaatcatataataaatgaatttgGTCTAGTTTGTCTATACTTTTTACAAAAATTGTATGAGAAAATTCGAGTCCATAttttataagatatatatattaagaattataattaaaaataaatatatatttatatatatatatattttttgatcatgtattaaaattgtttcataatatttattaggTTCCGAATAATACaccaaatatattatttaatcttatgatatatatctgaatatatttgtttatttgtaatTTGTTTAAGTATAGCAAACAATTTCATGTCTATAcatttgttataatatatatatggcttatatatttatatattttatattgcaagaaaaaatatataaatgtatgaatctttaatatattcattatttttttattatgaaggTTTACTTGATAGTAAATTTTatacttaaatatatatattattacattaaacataatataaaaaaataattatatatatatatatatatgtgaatacAAAAGAGAAAactataaatttaatatatatatatgttatagtttatttatataaaatatacattccattaatatttaaaaaatatatttaaaaacttttttttataataaatataataaatttccagatgataatataacatattttgtgtttaagaaaatatataaaataatataaaatatatgaatatattaaaaaaacaaaagcaaagaatataacattatatatttcaaattaatatatatacataactttttttatatatataattttattttccaaataaatttaaacatcaacatgaatatatatatatatatatatatataaatatataacatatatttttcttttcattaaatttaaatataaaattcgtacttttatattcaaaatatttatatttcaattatgatatattttatatatgtacatacagtggtaaatatatatatatatatatatatatatatatatatattatgtgcaTAAAttccatttttaataatactttGATGTGAGTACTATTATTAAGCTGCCTCAGTAGCCCAGTCGTTAGGTATGTAACCTTTCCTTGTGAGAACGTTGGTTCGACTCCGCGTGCCGACAATTTCATAAGAAAAGTTGCAAATCGAGCTGCTAAGTTACCCGGAGGGGGGCGGcgcaatttttttataaaatttttatatattatataaatattattatactttaaatatatttttattttatataaatttatctttatattattttatatattctataatttgtatatttttcaaaaaaataaatgaaaaaaaataagaaattataattgtatttattaaaacatatatgttatatacaaagtgaataattattttaattaaataaataaattgttatatatatatgtatttttttttttttttatttaagaaagttgaaatataaatatattgactTAAATAATACTTTagcaaaatataaatagtaatttattaaattttgatgtatatatatatatatattttataaaactaTGACCATATAACATTTCATACATAATAATGTTTTAATACTAAAAGGTATGAACCTTTATATGGATATacaatgtatatatacatataagtGTATTTAAGTTTTATTTGAGATGATTTGTTATTTACAAAAggtaattaaaaaaagtatCATTCCATATAtcaatttaatttaatatgcataaaattatacaaacgtatatataatattatgtcatgataatataataaacaaaaagagAAAAACAAATTTTAACAATTCATGTAGTTAAGTACTTTTTTAAGTGTGTATTAAAGATATgttagaatataataaaatttaatatgcGACTACCAGGTAAAACAACtcaataataagaataaaaatttatacaacATTAAATTATACTTATTatggtaatatattttgatagtATGCACATATATAGAAATTATGTTTTAGccgatattaataatttttttgattttttaatatagaaaaaaatatatcatactTTTTTCTACAAATATGTTTAGATtaaattttccttttattattatgttttttttaattttttattatttatgtttctatataatttatttatgtgtctatgatataatataacataaaatatatgaattcatattatatatatttatattctataaattaatttttgtttttttcattatttaaactGATCTATATTTGACGATACTTTTATACTCTTTAAAGTCAACATATTTTAggttatatgattataagaaaataatgtgtactaaataataaatgcattttatatagttatatgttaaatatagaaatcaattatttattataattataatcatattagTATGgtgcaatatatatataaatatattatagttgtgattattatattgtacaATAAgtattaaagaaatataccataaaatgtaaaacaattgattatatcatttttattatttctgtaatatatttatatataatatatcataaattataattttacattAAAAAAGTTATATTACACACTTTATTGGTTAACTTACTTATTATGTATgtctataatattttattttatttttttttttttgctttaactattttattaaataattatgtttttatataattaatgttCAACATAATGTCATGTGCATATGCATGatgattaatataaatttgttcTTCAAATAGGAAtttgttaatataatataaaatattaccacaccattaatttgttttaatatttaatatatcagaAATTTTTACTTGacctatattataaaataacatacgttttacatttttgtgtctatattttaatactacccaaatatatatatatgtatgtttctttaatatttataatgatatataatttatatttagaaaGAAAACAGTTATTTTtatagaatatttaaaagaacatgaattatatataaattttaatctTTATATGTAAGTGTAAGTacacttttattatatttatttatatttaacacaaattaaaaataaattacataataaatttatcatTCTTCATTtctataatttaaatttaatattattac is a genomic window of Plasmodium falciparum 3D7 genome assembly, chromosome: 7 containing:
- a CDS encoding erythrocyte membrane protein 1, PfEMP1, with the translated sequence MAPGGRQGDGGEDIDHQSAKHLLDSIGKIVHDQMKKEAEQRSKGELEGKLSFATVSGETGATDKPCNFDYDKLIGANDGKRHPCKKDGKGEEVPRFSDKQGAECANNRIQGNNKNSHYKDFGACAPFRRLNLCNKNFPNMNSNDSSKAKHDLLVDVCLAAKYEGDSLKHYSEKLNLTYTDSPSQLCTELARSFADIGDIIRGKDLYLGYNRKEKAQKEKLEQNLKKFFQNIDEKLPLKAKNYYTKEKDPNFLKLREDWWTANRETVWEALTCDAHGTYFHATCSDLNGDCSQAHEKCRCPKTSGGKAIKAGGDVTIVPTYFDYVPQYLRWFEEWAEDFCRKKKKYVDIVKTYCREQDKSGNQRYCSRNGYDCTKTVRARGKYRMGNQCTKCLFACNPYVEWIENQRKQFDKQVKKYKTEISDGGGRQKRDAGGTTKYEGYEKKFYDELKGNYSDVNAFLGLLNNEKACTAVKDNDGGTIHFETVGTTTTIGENGGTSDTSGTNNENEGTFYRSKYCQPCPHCGVKREGNEWKEKKKNTDQCTSGKRYKPKNNAEATNIRILKSGDGQTEIENKLNEFCDQINLDTLNSGVNSAGGGGGGRSGSQELYQEWKCYKGDDVVKVENKDEEEDEEENVQKVKDAGGLCILKNERSETNSQNHPYDIQKTYNDFFNFWVAHVLKDSIHWRTKKIKGCLSNGAKIRCNKKNKCNNDCGCFERWVKQKKDEWKPIKQHFYTQEDIVKKGPFMTLTHDYVLEGVLELEFLKGDSEEDFEADSSEDSQSRDEDAQETKRIKDMFEKKKKKNKDEVASNEETIIDFMLDEELNDAKQCIEKHTCPPQEGLARSESDTQRDTHSDDVEAEEEDEEEEEDDVGAEGESETVKDTEAPVETKKDVDVCKIVEQALNNMENLNAACTLKYGPKAPTSWKCIPSGSDSSSSGAICVPPRRRRLYVGKLEQWANKHNTDASEARGSEAPSPSGTDTHTQPDPQKALLKAFVESAAVETFFLWHRYKEEKKKPQEGGLPLLGTGDSVDGEEEEQPPQNELNGGKIPNDFLRQMFYTLADYKDILDGKNIVADILNGSSGSDKDMVEREKTIKEKIKIFFEQNGNKEAAPRGSTQTQPSEKLKSWWSQNGEYIWKGMVCALTYEENGARGTDGKTTLKRNDDVYEKFFGKPSDSSILPVTGSTPTGTAATPNGTTGTYTTQYQYDSVTIGASGTGAKSDDTINNPTLKDFVLRPPYFRYLEEWGETFCRQRTRMLEKIKDDCKVGQGNGKNGDKVCSGYGEECKIEDISKEGLFADLKCPSCAISCSSYRKWIKGKKTQYEKQKDRYKTEIDQAKSDNEFCATLKSLSDAAQFLERLGPCKKDNASGEGKKFFENEGEAFTPATNCKPCPEFKINCKNGKCKSGDGDTKEKCNEKTTIDVNDIENKTDVNNIVMLVSDDNKNKSETVLEACIEAGIFKGIRKEEWKCRNECGLDVCGLKKGDNNGKLDDKQIILIRALIKRWLEYFLEDYNKIRKKLKSCTEKGEGSPCIKDCKKKCDCVKAWINLKTKEWEEIKKPYLEQYKNGYGENYNVKTILEKFQDQPEFKKAIGPCPNLGQFEDSIHCNGAARSENGKKRDIVECLLQKLEKKAEKCQNQNETACDTPSTCDKNLTPDVEDDDEEPYEDLLLQETEEKPEEAKKKMMPKICEGVIPKEEVKDKDGCKPAAAPSAETDKEKPVPKPPSQPTNPPNPFEHPAVIPALMSSTIMWSVGIGFAAFTYFYLKKKTKASVGNLFQILQIPKGDYDIPTLKSSNRYIPYASDRYKGKTYIYMEGDSSGDEKYAFMSDTTDVTSSESEYEELDINDMYVPGSPKYKTLIEVVLEPSKRDTMSTQSDIPLNDKLDSNKLTDEEWNKLKQDFISILQNPQNDLPQNNISGNIQMDTHPSVSILHDDMEEKPFITSIHDRDLHNGEEVTYNINLDDHKNMNFSTNHDNIPPKNNQNDLYTGIDLINDSISGNHNVDIYDELLKRKENELFGTNHTKHTTTNSITKKTHNDPIVNQINLFHKWLDRHKNMCEQWDKHKKEELLDKLKKEWEQDYNNNSDDIHTSDNNIVSTVNHVFNTDVSIQIDMDDPNPVNPFTNMYTNSDNSTMDNILNGMEKHREPYFYDIYEDDITYFDIDDEKTPMGDIYVDHNNVNSNNMDVPNKVHIEMNIVNNKKEIFEEEYPISDIWNI